A single Primulina eburnea isolate SZY01 chromosome 11, ASM2296580v1, whole genome shotgun sequence DNA region contains:
- the LOC140805167 gene encoding ycf20-like protein — protein sequence MDVLTLQSLSVIEKERLKRSYEFLRYYHGIQHCPYALNFCRQTSKLDIPYRNSSSSSRRGIKIAFALNTDGFTTDNNRANLNGDNNVLGGTRLGRIVSAGGRQLLSKLNSARKNFPMKVFLLLLGFYTANALATILGQTGDWDVLVAGFVVAAIEGIGMLMYRRKPLPTERLQSVVVMVNYWKAGVCLGLFVDAFKLGS from the exons ATGGATGTTTTAACGTTGCAGTCTTTGTCTGTCATAGAGAAGGAACGTCTCAAAAGATCGTATGAGTTTCTCAGATATTATCATGGTATTCAACATTGTCCATATGCGCTGAATTTCTGTAGACAGACTTCAAAGCTTGATATTCCTTATAGAAACAG TTCTTCATCAAGTAGGCGTggcataaaaatagcatttgCTTTAAATACCGATGGATTTACGACTGATAACAACCGAGCTAACCTCAATGGAGACAACAATGTTCTTGGTGGAACTCGTTTGGGCAGGATAGTCAGTGCCGGTGGCAGGCAGCTATTAAGCAAGCTAAATTCAGCTCGGAAGAATTTTCCCATGAAGGTGTTTCTTCTGCTTCTGGGTTTCTATACAGCCAATGCTCTTGCTACTATTCTCGGTCAGACCGGTGATTGGGACGTATTGGTAGCAGGATTTGTTGTTGCTGCCATCGAAGGTATCGGTATGCTAATGTACAGAAGAAAGCCTCTCCCTACTGAAAGATTGCAGTCGGTGGTGGTGATGGTAAACTATTGGAAAGCCGGTGTTTGTTTAGGCTTATTTGTAGATGCTTTTAAGTTAGGTAGTTGA